CCCGACTTCGACACCTTTTCCGATTGACGGGAGTAATCGCCGGCCAGCCGTTATCTCATGGTCCGGAAATTCCGGTGAATCGAGCGTCGAACAGTGACATTCCGTCCTTCCCGGATGACGGTCGAGTCCCGGTATCCGCACGGAAGGGCGATGTGGTGGACGTACAGCGGCGAGTCAGGAGTCGGCTGGTGGTCGCAGCCGCAGTGGTCGCGGTCCTGTCGGCGTGCGACGCCCGGTCGGTGACTCCGGTCGCCCAGCCGAACCCGGCGTCGAGCGTGTCATCTCCGCAGGTTCGAGACGTTGCACAAGTCGCGTCGGCGCGGGTGGTGGCATTGGTCGGCGCGGACGGTTCGAGCAGTCGTGCCCTGGTTTCCGTGGGCAGCGAATTGCTGGAGTCGGTCGATACGCCGGTCGGGAGCGCGGTCAGGGCTGTCGCCGGCGACGGTCGGGTGCGACTTCAGGTCGAGTTGGGCGACGGGACGCGGGCGGGTGGCCTTGCCCGGGTGCCGGCGGGACTGTGGCAGTTCACAGTGGACGGTGACGTGGCGGTGCTGCGTGATCCGTTGACGCTGTGGGAGATCCGACGGATTCGGGTCGGCGCGGGGTGGGGCGCGTGCTCCACCGGCGAGGTGGTCGTGCAGAGCGACGGCACGAACAGGTTGGTGACCCGTGACCCGCGGAATCTGGTGGAGCTCGGCTCGGTGCGGATCACGGGTCACTGGGTGGCCGCGCAGCGGCTGGCGGGGTTAGCGTGCGTGCAGGTCGAGGGCAGGCCGCAGGTGTGGGCGTTGGTCGCGGGCTCGGACTGGGTGGTGCGCGTCGACCCGGGGCGCGGTGTTGTGACGGCGGTGGCGAGCCTGGCGCGGATCCGGGCGGAGAAGGTGGGGCTGGGTGGCGCGATCGGTGCGATCGCCGCGACTTCGGAACCGGACGTTTTCTGGGTGTCCGGCGCGTTCCCGTACCGGTTCAAGGTGCGGCTGGTGATCGGATCGTGAACCGATTCGCCGCAGCTGCCATTCACAGGGGAGGCGTGCTGATGAAGCTGTTCTCTGCGTTCGCGGCCATGGCGGTGTCACTCGTCCTGGCGGCGGGGATGCTGATGCCGCACCGCCGAGCTGACGCGGATACCGATCCGGCGTCGTGTCCGGGTGCGCAGGTCGACGAGACGGTTGGCGGTGTGCACCTGTCGCCCGCGCAGACGGCGGTGATCGAGGCGATCCTGAGTGCTAGCAAGGGGATGGGCATCTCGCGTCGTGGGGCGACGATCGCGTTGCAGACCGCGATGCAGGAGAGCACGTTGCGTGCCGACGTGGTCGTCGGCGAGGCGGTCGGAGCGTTCCAGCAGATCGCGCCCGGACCGTTCAGCGCCTACGCCGGCTACGACCGCACCGACCCGTCCGCCGCAGCCAAGGGGTTCTTCACGGTGCTGCTGCGCAGGGTTCCCGGCTACCCCACCGATCCGCGCCCGAACCACGAGCTGGCACAGGTGGTCCAGGCCAGCGGAGCGGGTGCCGCGCTGTACGCCAAGCACCAGTCTTGGGCCGAGGCGGTCACCGCCGTGTCGTTCAGCGGCACCGAGCCTGCGTCAGCCTGCGCCGCCGGTCCGGTGTCGGTGCAGGTCGTCGGCAACACGGTGAAGCTGCCGCCCCAAGCCGGGGTGTCGGGCACGGTGGTGGCGGGGACTGCGCAGGTGGCCAAGGCGATCGCTGCGGCGCTTGCGTGGCTGGGAACCCCGTACGCGTGGGGCGGCGGTGACGAGAACGGTCCTACGCGGGGTATCCGGGACAACGGTGTGGCCGACGCGCACGGCGACTACCTCAAGGTCGGCTTCGATTGCAGCGGCCTGACGCTCTACGCCTACGCCCAAGCCGGCGTCCGCCTGACCCGTCCCTCGGACGCGCAGTTGACCGGCGCACCGCTGGTCGTGCCGTTCTCCCGGGCCCGCCCCGGCGACTTGTTGTTCTGGGGCACGCACCACGTGGCCCTCTACCTCGGCGTGCTGGATAGCCGTCACCTCATGGTGGAGGCGCCTGCGTCTGGCGATGTGGTGAAGGTGTCGCAGGTTCGGCTGGGTGGTGACTTCCGCGGTCTCGCGGCCCGTCCGGTTCCTCAGCAGTAGTCCGAGTCCACAACGGGCTTTTGGCAGTGGATGACGTGAC
This DNA window, taken from Saccharothrix variisporea, encodes the following:
- a CDS encoding glutaminyl-peptide cyclotransferase, whose protein sequence is MSSPQVRDVAQVASARVVALVGADGSSSRALVSVGSELLESVDTPVGSAVRAVAGDGRVRLQVELGDGTRAGGLARVPAGLWQFTVDGDVAVLRDPLTLWEIRRIRVGAGWGACSTGEVVVQSDGTNRLVTRDPRNLVELGSVRITGHWVAAQRLAGLACVQVEGRPQVWALVAGSDWVVRVDPGRGVVTAVASLARIRAEKVGLGGAIGAIAATSEPDVFWVSGAFPYRFKVRLVIGS
- a CDS encoding C40 family peptidase, which codes for MKLFSAFAAMAVSLVLAAGMLMPHRRADADTDPASCPGAQVDETVGGVHLSPAQTAVIEAILSASKGMGISRRGATIALQTAMQESTLRADVVVGEAVGAFQQIAPGPFSAYAGYDRTDPSAAAKGFFTVLLRRVPGYPTDPRPNHELAQVVQASGAGAALYAKHQSWAEAVTAVSFSGTEPASACAAGPVSVQVVGNTVKLPPQAGVSGTVVAGTAQVAKAIAAALAWLGTPYAWGGGDENGPTRGIRDNGVADAHGDYLKVGFDCSGLTLYAYAQAGVRLTRPSDAQLTGAPLVVPFSRARPGDLLFWGTHHVALYLGVLDSRHLMVEAPASGDVVKVSQVRLGGDFRGLAARPVPQQ